The following proteins come from a genomic window of Paramicrobacterium humi:
- the flgK gene encoding flagellar hook-associated protein FlgK — MSTFSGLNTAYTAIAAARIGIDVTGQNIANQGSEGYTRQRVTTSALDSAAMAGKFSMGVQPGRGVSVDGIARLGNDLLDARVRDTLAASGFWATKATASLTAEGAMAEPGKNGLSSQLSQFWAGWQDLANNPDSDAAAAVILNQAQVLAAQISAGYQSVADQWQSTRVDVNGMTSRVNSAADQIAALNGQIRSALNSGRSANELIDQRNLLAQNVSRLAGATASLESDGTLTVRVGGNALVDGVTARHLVASGPRDLAEGGRVSLAWESRPDLPITLAGGELGGALAVLAPASEGGTLAQVAESYNEVATELARQVNAVHGAGVTADNNPGGDFFALSAEDGPAALGLTVIPQSRAQLALALPDAGALDGGNADLVSQIGQAEGSPDAIWASFVTRFGVATAGDAQRANLAETASVTAVTAQQSVASVDGDEETVNLLTYQTAYQAAARVLTAVDESLDVLINKTGLVGR, encoded by the coding sequence GTCAACGTTCAGCGGTCTGAACACGGCCTACACCGCGATCGCGGCCGCGCGCATCGGCATCGACGTCACGGGGCAGAACATCGCCAACCAGGGCTCCGAGGGCTACACGCGCCAGCGGGTCACGACGAGCGCGCTCGACTCCGCCGCGATGGCGGGCAAGTTCAGCATGGGCGTGCAGCCCGGCCGGGGCGTGAGCGTCGACGGCATCGCGCGGCTCGGCAACGACCTGCTCGACGCCCGGGTGCGCGACACGCTCGCGGCATCCGGGTTCTGGGCGACGAAGGCGACGGCGTCGCTCACGGCCGAGGGCGCGATGGCGGAGCCGGGCAAGAACGGGCTCTCGAGCCAGCTCTCGCAGTTCTGGGCGGGGTGGCAGGACCTCGCCAACAACCCCGATTCGGATGCCGCTGCCGCGGTGATCCTCAACCAGGCGCAGGTTCTCGCCGCGCAGATCAGCGCGGGCTACCAGTCGGTCGCCGACCAGTGGCAGAGCACGCGCGTCGACGTGAACGGGATGACGAGCCGCGTCAACAGCGCCGCCGACCAGATCGCGGCGCTCAACGGGCAGATCCGCTCGGCGCTGAACTCCGGCCGCAGCGCGAACGAGCTCATCGACCAGCGCAACCTGCTCGCGCAGAACGTCTCGCGCCTCGCGGGGGCCACGGCGAGCCTCGAGTCCGACGGCACACTCACGGTGCGTGTGGGCGGCAACGCCCTCGTCGACGGCGTCACCGCACGGCACCTCGTCGCGAGCGGACCGCGCGACCTCGCCGAGGGCGGACGCGTCAGCCTCGCCTGGGAGTCGCGGCCCGACCTGCCGATCACCCTCGCCGGCGGAGAGCTCGGCGGCGCCCTCGCGGTGCTCGCACCCGCGAGCGAGGGCGGAACGCTCGCGCAGGTCGCGGAATCGTACAACGAGGTGGCCACCGAGCTCGCCCGGCAGGTCAACGCCGTGCACGGCGCCGGCGTCACCGCCGACAACAACCCGGGCGGCGACTTCTTCGCCCTCAGCGCCGAGGACGGCCCGGCCGCGCTCGGGCTCACGGTCATCCCGCAGAGCCGCGCCCAGCTGGCCCTCGCGCTGCCCGACGCGGGAGCGCTCGACGGCGGCAACGCCGACCTCGTCTCGCAGATCGGCCAGGCCGAGGGTTCGCCCGACGCGATCTGGGCGAGCTTCGTCACCCGCTTCGGCGTGGCGACGGCGGGCGATGCGCAGCGCGCGAACCTCGCCGAGACGGCATCCGTCACCGCCGTGACCGCCCAGCAGTCGGTCGCGTCCGTCGACGGCGACGAGGAGACCGTGAACCTGCTCACCTACCAGACCGCGTACCAGGCCGCCGCGCGTGTTCTCACGGCCGTCGACGAATCGCTCGACGTGCTCATCAACAAGACCGGCCTCGTCGGACGCTAA
- the flgL gene encoding flagellar hook-associated protein FlgL, with protein sequence MFSRVTSSTMTQSSLRNLQGSLSELARLQQKATSQKAFQVPSEDPSAAATTLGLHAEQQRNAQYARNIDDGLAWVSTVDGALASSTSLMNRVRTLTVTGANDGALDATAKEAIAVELEGIRDELLAQANTRLLGRSVFAGTSNEGAAFMTDAATPGSYTFTGVPGAEVTRRVADNATVRVDADGAAVFGEGPDSAFALIDGIVADLRSGVNIGQRLNAIDDRIGTMLGAQGAVGARQSQIERAKETTLDASVLLESRRTAVEDVDAAEVLVQLKAQELVYQSALAVTSRVLQPTLMDFLR encoded by the coding sequence ATGTTCTCTCGCGTGACCTCATCGACGATGACGCAGTCGTCGCTGCGCAACCTGCAGGGCAGCCTCTCGGAGCTCGCCCGGCTGCAGCAGAAGGCGACGAGCCAGAAGGCGTTCCAAGTGCCGTCGGAGGACCCCTCGGCCGCCGCGACGACCCTCGGCCTGCACGCCGAGCAGCAGCGCAACGCGCAGTACGCGCGCAACATCGACGACGGCCTCGCGTGGGTGTCGACCGTCGACGGCGCGCTCGCGTCGAGCACGAGCCTCATGAACCGCGTGCGCACCCTCACGGTCACGGGCGCGAACGACGGCGCCCTCGACGCGACAGCGAAAGAGGCCATCGCCGTGGAGCTCGAGGGCATCCGCGACGAGCTGCTCGCCCAGGCGAACACGCGCCTGCTTGGCCGGAGCGTGTTCGCGGGGACCTCGAACGAGGGCGCGGCCTTCATGACCGATGCGGCGACGCCCGGCAGCTACACGTTCACCGGCGTGCCAGGCGCCGAGGTGACTCGCCGCGTCGCCGACAACGCGACCGTTCGCGTCGACGCCGACGGGGCCGCCGTGTTCGGCGAGGGCCCCGACTCGGCGTTCGCGCTCATCGACGGCATCGTCGCCGACCTCCGATCGGGGGTCAACATCGGGCAGCGCCTGAACGCGATCGACGACCGCATCGGCACTATGCTCGGTGCTCAGGGCGCTGTCGGCGCCCGGCAGTCGCAGATCGAGAGGGCGAAGGAGACGACGTTGGACGCATCCGTTCTGCTCGAGTCCCGCCGCACCGCCGTCGAAGACGTGGACGCCGCCGAAGTGCTCGTGCAGCTCAAGGCGCAGGAGCTCGTCTACCAGTCCGCGCTCGCCGTCACCTCGCGCGTGCTGCAGCCGACGCTCATGGACTTCCTCCGATGA
- a CDS encoding flagellar assembly protein FliW, protein MSAALRFVAPPPGFDPHIDFELATVEGAEGLFSLRAVRDEGLRVFLVDPATVLGDYAPVITDEQAGELELTDAADAMLLVVANPSDDGVSVNLMAPVVVNTTTGAAAQVILENQDFPIHAPLA, encoded by the coding sequence ATGAGCGCTGCACTGCGCTTCGTCGCCCCGCCGCCCGGTTTCGACCCGCACATCGACTTCGAGCTGGCCACGGTCGAGGGCGCCGAGGGACTGTTCTCGCTGCGCGCCGTGCGCGACGAGGGCCTGCGCGTCTTCCTCGTCGACCCCGCCACGGTTCTGGGCGATTACGCTCCGGTCATCACCGACGAGCAGGCGGGCGAGCTCGAGCTGACGGATGCCGCTGACGCGATGCTACTCGTCGTCGCGAACCCCTCCGACGACGGTGTGAGTGTGAACCTCATGGCGCCCGTCGTCGTCAACACGACCACAGGGGCCGCGGCGCAAGTCATCCTCGAGAACCAGGACTTCCCGATCCACGCGCCTCTCGCGTAG
- a CDS encoding YrhK family protein → MALFDPRNRDLSPHAARVYAAFGLAHAVADFAAAGLFVVGSALFFSEQTKIPATWCFLIGSVFFVLKPTLRLARELKLAALDKVGTLASNAPEGPASVRVKKPDQADG, encoded by the coding sequence ATGGCTCTCTTCGATCCGAGAAATCGTGACCTCAGTCCCCACGCGGCACGCGTGTACGCGGCATTCGGGCTCGCGCACGCCGTTGCCGACTTCGCCGCAGCGGGGCTGTTCGTCGTCGGCAGCGCCCTGTTCTTCAGCGAGCAGACGAAGATTCCCGCGACGTGGTGCTTCCTGATCGGCTCCGTGTTCTTCGTGCTGAAGCCCACGCTTCGGCTCGCGCGTGAGCTCAAGCTCGCCGCGCTCGACAAGGTCGGCACGCTCGCCTCGAACGCTCCCGAAGGACCGGCCTCGGTGCGCGTGAAGAAGCCCGATCAGGCCGACGGGTAG
- a CDS encoding DNA polymerase III subunit gamma and tau, whose translation MVTALYRRYRPENFSEMIGQSQVTDPLRTALRSDRVNHAYLFSGPRGCGKTTSARILARCLNCAEGPTDTPCGVCPSCVELSRAGGGSLDVVEIDAASHNGVDDARDLRERAIFAPARDRYKIFILDEAHMVTPQGFNALLKIVEEPPPHVKFIFATTEPDKVIGTIRSRTHHYPFRLVPPAQMLEYTQKLCDEEGVTVEPGVLALVVRAGGGSPRDTLSLLDQLMAGSDGRTVGYERAVALLGYTHTALLDEAVEALGRNDAKAAFTAIDHVIQTGQDPRRFVDDLLERLRDLIVVAATQGAAASVLRGVPQDELDRMTSQSALFGQAQLSRIADIANTALTEMTGATSPKLHLELMVARMLVPAVDETERGALARVERLERRAGMPEAAATAIDSSIERQNAPAAPTPAPSTPAAPPSTSSAPAPQAATPSAPTPAAPAVDARPTPSPTPQPAPRPKPTGPVTLKLVRDTWPEILEKVAAAKRASWMLIMNSDVRDYADDVLTLVFPSPKDVDAFKKLNAGDGPSEHLRSAILEVLGVRVKYIAKVEGAPSGPPPAQQPTRTAPAPQPASAAPRTPRSEQRAAEPVDEGAPSDEPHRTDAASHPAPAREEPAIPDDWAPADDEPPYDPYDDAPPPADQPRAAEPRATNGQSPSTVGVRVGAAPASSGAARSPQSAPAPSAPEAPSGPVTGWDVVQIPADDPEDLTAENAAPSGGAAEAWAEPDDEQWASEPPADEYDDVPAESVPAAAVAAAPAAPTPAHTADAGAPSPQASAPAQVAAPTPHVAPAEPAPERPERQQRSRYGEAVVREVLRARFIEEQQYTPQQRFN comes from the coding sequence GTGGTTACCGCCCTGTATCGCCGCTACCGGCCCGAGAACTTCTCCGAGATGATCGGGCAGTCTCAGGTGACCGATCCGCTCCGCACCGCGTTGCGCTCCGACCGCGTGAATCACGCGTACTTGTTCAGCGGTCCTCGCGGCTGCGGCAAGACGACGTCGGCGCGCATCCTCGCCCGCTGCCTCAACTGCGCCGAGGGCCCGACCGACACTCCGTGCGGCGTGTGCCCCAGCTGCGTCGAGCTCAGCCGAGCCGGCGGCGGCTCCCTCGACGTCGTCGAGATCGACGCGGCGAGCCACAACGGCGTCGACGACGCGCGCGACCTGCGCGAACGCGCCATCTTCGCGCCCGCTCGCGACCGCTACAAGATCTTCATCCTCGACGAGGCCCACATGGTCACGCCGCAGGGCTTCAACGCGCTGCTCAAGATCGTCGAGGAGCCGCCGCCGCACGTGAAGTTCATCTTCGCCACGACGGAGCCCGACAAGGTGATCGGCACGATTCGCTCGCGCACGCACCACTATCCGTTCCGGCTCGTGCCGCCCGCGCAGATGCTCGAGTACACGCAGAAGCTGTGCGACGAGGAGGGCGTCACCGTCGAGCCGGGCGTGCTCGCGCTCGTCGTGCGCGCCGGCGGCGGCTCGCCCCGCGACACGCTCTCGCTTCTCGATCAGCTCATGGCCGGCTCCGACGGCCGCACCGTCGGCTACGAGCGTGCCGTCGCGCTGCTCGGCTACACGCACACGGCGCTGCTGGACGAGGCCGTCGAGGCGCTCGGCCGCAACGACGCGAAAGCGGCGTTCACGGCCATCGACCATGTCATCCAGACCGGGCAGGACCCGCGCCGCTTCGTCGACGACCTGCTCGAGCGACTGCGCGACCTCATCGTCGTCGCGGCGACGCAGGGCGCGGCGGCATCCGTCCTGCGCGGCGTCCCGCAAGACGAGCTCGACCGCATGACCTCCCAGTCGGCCCTGTTCGGGCAGGCTCAGCTGTCGCGCATCGCCGACATCGCGAACACGGCGCTCACCGAGATGACGGGCGCGACCTCGCCCAAGCTGCACCTCGAGTTGATGGTGGCTAGGATGCTGGTGCCCGCCGTCGACGAGACCGAGCGCGGCGCCCTCGCGCGCGTCGAGCGGCTCGAGCGTCGAGCGGGGATGCCGGAAGCGGCTGCGACCGCGATCGACTCGTCGATCGAGCGGCAGAACGCCCCTGCGGCACCTACACCGGCTCCGAGTACGCCCGCCGCACCTCCCTCGACGTCAAGCGCTCCGGCACCGCAGGCGGCGACCCCGAGTGCTCCCACCCCGGCCGCACCGGCGGTCGATGCGCGTCCGACACCGTCCCCGACTCCGCAGCCGGCGCCGCGACCGAAGCCGACCGGACCGGTCACCCTCAAGCTCGTGCGGGACACGTGGCCCGAGATCCTCGAGAAGGTCGCCGCCGCCAAGCGCGCGTCGTGGATGCTCATCATGAACTCCGACGTGCGCGACTACGCCGATGACGTGCTCACTCTCGTGTTCCCGAGCCCGAAGGACGTCGACGCGTTCAAGAAGCTCAACGCGGGAGACGGCCCGAGCGAGCACTTGCGCAGCGCGATCCTCGAAGTGCTCGGCGTGCGCGTCAAGTACATCGCCAAGGTCGAAGGCGCCCCTTCCGGTCCGCCGCCCGCGCAGCAGCCGACGCGCACGGCTCCCGCGCCGCAGCCCGCGTCCGCGGCGCCACGGACACCGCGCTCCGAGCAGCGCGCCGCCGAACCCGTCGACGAGGGTGCGCCCTCCGACGAACCTCACCGAACGGATGCCGCGAGCCATCCGGCGCCGGCCCGCGAGGAGCCTGCGATCCCCGACGACTGGGCGCCGGCCGACGACGAACCGCCGTACGACCCCTACGACGACGCGCCGCCGCCGGCCGACCAGCCCCGTGCGGCCGAGCCGCGTGCCACCAACGGGCAGAGCCCGTCTACCGTCGGAGTACGCGTCGGCGCGGCGCCCGCGTCTTCCGGCGCAGCTCGTTCTCCGCAGTCCGCGCCTGCCCCCTCGGCGCCCGAGGCTCCGTCCGGCCCCGTGACCGGCTGGGACGTCGTGCAGATTCCGGCCGACGACCCAGAAGACCTCACGGCAGAGAACGCTGCTCCGTCCGGCGGTGCCGCCGAGGCGTGGGCAGAGCCCGACGACGAGCAGTGGGCAAGTGAGCCTCCCGCCGACGAGTACGACGACGTCCCTGCCGAGTCTGTTCCGGCAGCAGCAGTGGCGGCTGCCCCTGCGGCGCCGACTCCCGCACACACCGCCGATGCCGGTGCTCCGTCCCCGCAGGCGAGCGCCCCCGCACAGGTCGCCGCGCCGACGCCGCACGTCGCGCCCGCCGAACCGGCGCCCGAACGGCCAGAGCGCCAGCAGCGCTCCCGCTACGGCGAGGCCGTCGTCAGGGAAGTGCTTCGGGCGCGCTTCATCGAAGAGCAGCAGTACACGCCGCAGCAGAGGTTCAACTAA
- the recR gene encoding recombination mediator RecR, which translates to MYEGIVQELIDEFGRLPGIGPKSAQRIAFHIVQTESFDVSRLAELLVEVRDKVHFCEICGNVAEQSQCAICRDPRRDHSFICVVEEAKDVVAIERTREFRGLYHVLGGAISPIDGIGPDDLRIRELMQRLADGTVTEVIIATDPNLEGEATATYLSRLLKTLEIRVTRLASGLPVGGDLEYADEVTLGRAFEGRTVLG; encoded by the coding sequence ATGTATGAAGGAATCGTCCAAGAGCTGATCGACGAATTCGGTCGGCTCCCGGGCATCGGGCCGAAGTCGGCGCAGCGCATCGCGTTCCACATCGTCCAGACGGAGTCGTTCGACGTCTCGCGCCTGGCCGAACTGCTCGTCGAAGTGCGCGATAAGGTGCACTTCTGCGAGATCTGCGGGAACGTGGCGGAGCAGTCGCAGTGCGCAATCTGCCGCGACCCGCGTCGCGACCACTCGTTCATCTGCGTCGTCGAAGAGGCGAAGGACGTCGTCGCGATCGAGCGCACCCGCGAGTTCCGGGGCCTGTATCACGTGCTCGGCGGCGCGATCAGCCCCATCGACGGCATCGGTCCCGACGACTTGCGCATTCGCGAGCTCATGCAGCGCCTGGCCGACGGCACGGTCACGGAGGTCATCATCGCAACAGACCCGAACCTCGAGGGTGAGGCGACGGCGACGTACCTCAGCCGGCTGCTCAAGACGCTGGAGATCCGCGTCACCCGATTGGCATCCGGGCTTCCCGTCGGCGGTGACCTCGAGTACGCCGACGAGGTCACCCTCGGGCGCGCTTTCGAGGGCCGCACCGTCCTCGGCTGA
- a CDS encoding HNH endonuclease signature motif containing protein, with amino-acid sequence MEFEDESRGRPPDPDGPGRRADRLSGLVDRLVAQQASISRAQAKMTGQLVNILETALSDPDVFTESTRGDSRTVEQVRRSLRSELALALHLSEGRVQSLLDTAEVLVADFPDTLRSLKAGRISLPHAECIVRESTGLDRDDLAVFEEAVLEYAETSTPSQLKAQAIRIREGLAPESITERHTSALEERRLEVWKGHDGMGWLACYDRIEIVQSLYNASHATAKSLRKAGDERTVAQLTVDSFVDAAMTGFVSGTDPADDDAATGPALAGRMGAIRPTVHVTVPVFTLMGLSDEPADLEGYGPIDPETARRLAAQAPSFTRLLTNPETGAVLSVGRDRYQVPADLRKAIEIRDVTCRFPGCNRSARQCDLDHVVDWQFGGETDLDNCQATCRAHHTLKHATRWAVERDPMGNVIWTSPLGRSYRIRTESKVGFEPLDRDRPVDDHEIADLVGADPDEPVDATTTDDEKWADEYPENPEF; translated from the coding sequence ATGGAATTCGAAGATGAATCACGGGGAAGACCCCCAGACCCCGACGGCCCCGGCCGCCGGGCCGACCGGCTCTCGGGCCTGGTCGACAGGCTCGTCGCGCAGCAGGCGAGCATCTCCCGCGCACAGGCGAAGATGACCGGTCAGCTGGTGAACATTCTCGAGACCGCGTTGTCGGACCCCGATGTGTTCACCGAATCGACGCGCGGTGACAGCCGAACCGTCGAGCAGGTGCGCCGGTCGCTCCGCTCCGAACTCGCGCTCGCGCTGCACCTCTCGGAGGGCAGGGTGCAGTCATTGCTCGACACGGCCGAGGTGCTCGTCGCCGACTTTCCGGACACTCTCCGGTCGCTGAAGGCCGGCCGGATCTCGTTGCCGCACGCGGAGTGCATCGTTCGGGAGTCGACCGGACTGGATCGCGACGACCTCGCCGTGTTCGAGGAGGCGGTGTTGGAGTACGCGGAGACGAGCACACCGAGCCAGCTGAAGGCGCAGGCGATCCGCATCCGGGAAGGCCTTGCGCCGGAGTCGATCACCGAGCGCCACACGAGCGCCCTCGAGGAGCGGCGCCTGGAAGTGTGGAAGGGCCACGACGGCATGGGCTGGCTCGCCTGCTACGACCGCATCGAAATCGTGCAGAGCCTCTACAACGCGTCCCACGCCACCGCGAAGTCGTTGCGGAAAGCGGGCGACGAGCGCACCGTCGCCCAGCTGACCGTCGACTCGTTCGTCGACGCCGCGATGACGGGCTTCGTCAGCGGCACCGACCCGGCCGACGATGACGCGGCGACAGGTCCCGCGCTGGCTGGCCGTATGGGGGCGATTCGCCCGACCGTGCACGTGACGGTTCCGGTGTTCACACTCATGGGACTGAGTGACGAACCGGCGGATCTCGAGGGATACGGGCCGATCGACCCCGAGACCGCCCGCCGGCTCGCCGCACAGGCGCCAAGCTTCACCCGCCTGCTGACGAACCCCGAGACCGGCGCGGTCCTCTCGGTGGGCCGCGACCGCTACCAGGTGCCCGCGGACCTGCGGAAGGCGATCGAGATCCGGGACGTCACCTGCCGGTTCCCGGGCTGCAACCGATCAGCCCGGCAGTGCGACCTCGACCACGTGGTCGATTGGCAGTTCGGAGGTGAGACCGACCTCGACAACTGCCAGGCCACGTGCAGAGCGCATCACACTCTGAAGCACGCGACCAGATGGGCCGTCGAACGCGACCCGATGGGCAACGTCATCTGGACATCACCTCTCGGACGCAGCTACCGAATCCGGACGGAATCGAAGGTCGGATTCGAGCCCCTCGATCGGGACCGGCCGGTAGATGACCACGAGATCGCTGACCTCGTCGGTGCCGACCCCGATGAGCCAGTCGACGCGACCACCACGGACGACGAGAAGTGGGCCGACGAATACCCGGAGAATCCGGAGTTCTGA